From Myxococcus guangdongensis, the proteins below share one genomic window:
- the epsU gene encoding exopolysaccharide biosynthesis GT2 family glycosyltransferase EpsU: MTVWTWVDLALCVALLPVAVACGYLLLLTVLSWRRAAPVPPAPTRKFDVVIPSHNEELGIARTVANLSAVDYPASLRRILVIADNCSDATAQKAREAGATVLERHDTEKRGKGYALAHAFEFSQKDGFADAVVVVDADTVVSPNLLHAYGRRLEDGAHAVQAHYGVMNPTASWRTRLMTIALGMFHKVRSLGREAVGVSCGLRGNGMCFTHAVLREVPHDAFSVVEDLEYGIRLGRKGHRVHYAWEAEVQGEMVSAEKQSRSQRQRWEGGRAQMRKLHGWPLLSDALKQRSGLLLDLSMDVLVPPLSQLVLAAVGSAVAASVLVWLSGGTAVWASAVAGFALMSLGAYVLRGWWVSGVGPRGLLDLAWAPVYVVWKVGLMLRGPGAEKRGEWVRTEREAERR, from the coding sequence GTGACGGTGTGGACCTGGGTGGACCTGGCGCTGTGCGTGGCGCTGCTGCCGGTGGCGGTGGCGTGCGGCTATCTGCTGCTCCTGACGGTGCTGTCGTGGCGACGCGCGGCGCCGGTGCCGCCCGCGCCCACGCGCAAGTTCGACGTGGTGATTCCGTCGCACAACGAGGAGCTGGGCATCGCCCGGACGGTGGCGAACCTGTCCGCGGTGGACTACCCGGCGTCGCTGCGGCGCATCCTGGTCATCGCGGACAACTGCTCGGACGCGACGGCGCAGAAGGCGCGCGAGGCGGGCGCCACGGTGCTCGAGCGGCATGACACGGAGAAGCGCGGGAAGGGGTACGCGCTGGCGCACGCGTTCGAGTTCAGCCAGAAGGACGGCTTCGCGGACGCCGTCGTCGTGGTGGACGCGGACACGGTGGTGTCGCCGAACCTGCTGCATGCGTACGGGCGCAGGTTGGAGGACGGGGCGCACGCGGTGCAGGCGCACTACGGGGTGATGAACCCGACGGCGTCGTGGCGCACGCGGCTGATGACGATTGCGCTGGGCATGTTCCACAAGGTGCGCTCGCTGGGGCGCGAGGCGGTGGGCGTGTCCTGCGGCCTGCGTGGCAACGGGATGTGCTTCACGCACGCGGTGCTGCGCGAGGTGCCGCACGACGCGTTCAGCGTGGTGGAGGATTTGGAGTACGGCATCCGGCTGGGCCGCAAGGGGCACCGCGTGCACTACGCCTGGGAGGCGGAGGTGCAGGGCGAGATGGTGTCGGCGGAGAAGCAGAGCCGCTCGCAGCGTCAGCGCTGGGAGGGTGGGCGCGCGCAGATGCGCAAGCTGCACGGGTGGCCGCTCTTGAGCGATGCGCTGAAGCAGCGGAGCGGGCTGCTGTTGGACTTGTCGATGGACGTGCTGGTGCCGCCGTTGAGTCAGCTGGTGCTGGCGGCGGTGGGCAGCGCGGTGGCGGCGTCGGTGTTGGTGTGGCTGTCGGGTGGGACGGCGGTGTGGGCCTCGGCGGTGGCGGGGTTCGCGCTGATGAGCCTGGGGGCCTATGTGCTGCGCGGATGGTGGGTGTCCGGCGTGGGTCCACGCGGGCTGTTGGACCTGGCTTGGGCGCCTGTGTACGTGGTGTGGAAGGTGGGGTTGATGCTCCGCGGCCCGGGTGCCGAGAAGCGCGGCGAGTGGGTGCGCACCGAGCGCGAGGCCGAGCGGCGCTGA
- the epsV gene encoding PCP family exopolysaccharide biosynthesis protein EpsV yields the protein MTAPALGPRGPRAAPTAPAYTPERVETNAPSDLIDWGFAIDAVFYLKNAVLRHWFLALVVMAAVSGLAAGVTKIMPRKYHVETRMLTQRNFIIASLANPGRSIPVDADQPTRAAWEMVMKSDNLKAVVRDAKLVEYWELQRSPISKLKEKLLRKPPPPMSDEDKADALSAMLEQAMLVMVEGGTGTVTIGVDWSDPQLALNIVEAAQKNFLEMRQQAEMGAVAEAITILDKQVVDEGEGIKQAIAALDATVKRVEARRKREEAKQNKGRGRGGTAEQAGALGINTNHLLAQMRFMVQTKRRAISDVEEFRARRLTELRNQLAEQRVIYSPQHPLITDLEQRIIVLQEDSPQLVALRSEFNELINEYIRNGGDPGELEQGTTGGPLLGAAAFGGPATADNPEVSVAADRVRMLVMRHQEKMRRLDQAKTELEISRASMKHRFSVLAPPTFPEKPSKPKVQLILAAGVVGGIAMGVFAAVALDIIRRRILEKWQVERILKLPVLAELERR from the coding sequence GTGACGGCACCGGCCCTCGGGCCTCGGGGCCCCCGGGCCGCACCCACCGCTCCGGCGTACACGCCCGAGCGCGTGGAGACGAACGCGCCGTCGGACCTCATCGACTGGGGCTTCGCCATCGACGCGGTCTTCTATTTGAAGAACGCGGTGCTGCGGCATTGGTTCCTGGCGTTGGTGGTGATGGCGGCGGTGTCCGGCCTGGCGGCGGGCGTCACCAAAATCATGCCGCGCAAGTACCACGTCGAGACGCGGATGCTCACGCAGCGCAACTTCATCATCGCCTCGCTGGCGAACCCGGGCCGCTCCATTCCGGTGGACGCGGACCAGCCCACGCGCGCGGCGTGGGAGATGGTGATGAAGAGCGACAACCTGAAGGCCGTGGTCCGGGACGCGAAGCTGGTGGAGTACTGGGAGCTGCAGCGCTCGCCCATCAGCAAGCTGAAGGAGAAGCTCTTGCGCAAGCCGCCGCCGCCCATGTCCGACGAGGACAAGGCGGACGCGCTCAGCGCCATGCTGGAGCAGGCCATGCTGGTGATGGTCGAGGGCGGCACGGGCACCGTCACCATCGGCGTGGACTGGAGCGACCCTCAGCTGGCGCTCAACATCGTCGAGGCGGCGCAGAAGAACTTCCTGGAGATGCGGCAGCAGGCGGAGATGGGCGCGGTGGCGGAGGCCATCACCATCCTCGACAAGCAGGTGGTGGACGAGGGTGAGGGCATCAAGCAGGCCATCGCGGCGCTGGACGCCACGGTGAAGCGCGTGGAGGCCAGGCGCAAGCGCGAGGAGGCCAAGCAGAACAAGGGCCGAGGTCGGGGCGGCACGGCGGAGCAGGCGGGAGCGCTGGGCATCAACACGAACCACCTGCTCGCGCAGATGCGGTTCATGGTGCAGACCAAGCGCCGGGCCATCTCGGACGTGGAGGAGTTCCGGGCGCGGCGGCTGACGGAGCTGCGCAACCAGCTGGCCGAGCAGCGCGTCATCTACTCGCCGCAGCACCCGCTCATCACGGACCTGGAGCAGCGAATCATCGTGCTCCAGGAGGACTCGCCGCAGCTGGTGGCGCTGCGCTCGGAGTTCAACGAGCTCATCAACGAGTACATCCGCAACGGCGGGGACCCGGGGGAGCTGGAGCAGGGCACCACGGGTGGGCCGCTCTTGGGCGCGGCGGCTTTTGGGGGGCCTGCGACGGCGGACAACCCGGAGGTGTCGGTGGCGGCGGACCGGGTGCGGATGCTGGTGATGCGGCACCAGGAGAAGATGCGGCGGCTGGACCAGGCGAAGACGGAGCTGGAGATTTCGCGGGCGTCGATGAAGCACCGCTTCAGCGTGCTGGCGCCGCCGACGTTCCCGGAGAAGCCGTCGAAGCCGAAGGTGCAGCTCATCCTGGCGGCGGGTGTGGTGGGCGGCATCGCGATGGGCGTCTTCGCGGCGGTGGCGCTGGACATCATCCGGCGGCGCATCCTGGAGAAGTGGCAGGTGGAGCGAATCCTGAAGCTCCCGGTGCTGGCGGAGCTGGAGCGGCGCTAG
- the epsW gene encoding exopolysaccharide biosynthesis response regulator EpsW has protein sequence MEPQMHTVLLVEDAPFFRKMLGDYLRAMGFKQVVELPNGQAALKHLASAERPDLVCLDLTLPDISGYDLCEVIRKTQGMADVPVLVVSARDLPEDKAHAEEAGANSYLGKPFTQEEFSKRVKHLLKNAPARRPS, from the coding sequence ATGGAGCCCCAAATGCACACGGTCCTCCTCGTGGAGGACGCGCCCTTCTTCCGGAAGATGCTGGGCGACTACCTGCGTGCCATGGGATTCAAGCAGGTGGTGGAGCTGCCCAACGGGCAGGCGGCGCTCAAGCATCTGGCGAGCGCGGAGCGTCCGGACCTCGTGTGTCTGGACCTGACGCTGCCGGACATCTCCGGCTACGACCTGTGTGAGGTCATCCGCAAGACGCAGGGCATGGCGGACGTGCCCGTGCTGGTGGTGAGCGCGCGCGACCTGCCGGAGGACAAGGCCCACGCCGAGGAGGCGGGCGCCAACAGCTACCTGGGCAAGCCCTTCACGCAGGAGGAGTTCTCCAAGCGGGTGAAGCACCTGCTCAAGAACGCGCCCGCGAGGAGGCCTTCGTGA
- the epsX gene encoding exopolysaccharide export protein EpsX, whose translation MLGAALTAMWLEVCGASVSYTASVRVDSRVRSNEDPAEDAPTLAADTDFTPILGLERREGNTSLQLDYAPRISLREVTSRARTEIQHIGRFAALWRPERGLSFRLSEELVLGSVNLLTLDALPSLDPDPIDPDGPIRPPQGGGPLQPLPEADTVHFLSSATSLTGETGWLGRRWQLSGTTGFTVSGGLDGPAREAVPLQYGPRLDVSLSHALTSLSAITTSAAATYARFSTGANNTVVTLTESWTGRMTRRTALEAGAGASIVHTMTAPGGVEPDPAPRTEVLPNLTLAVGHRIPSRTADFDGRLGLRVSPFTDRLTARVYPRADLTATGTWALGPRVRVGATAGTAFAVGGATGDRLVSGGVTASWILNTWMSVDADTRGTWSRSPELPAARFQWAAVLGLSLRQTGIL comes from the coding sequence GTGCTGGGGGCGGCGCTCACCGCGATGTGGCTGGAGGTCTGTGGGGCCTCCGTCTCCTACACCGCGTCGGTGCGGGTGGACTCGCGCGTGCGCTCCAACGAGGACCCCGCCGAGGACGCGCCCACCCTCGCCGCTGACACGGACTTCACGCCGATTCTCGGCCTGGAGCGGCGCGAGGGGAACACGTCGCTCCAGCTGGACTACGCGCCGCGCATCAGCCTGCGCGAGGTGACGTCGCGGGCGCGCACCGAGATACAGCACATCGGCCGCTTCGCCGCGCTCTGGCGCCCCGAGCGCGGGCTGTCCTTCCGCTTGAGCGAGGAGCTGGTGCTGGGCAGCGTGAACCTGCTCACGCTCGACGCGCTGCCCTCGCTGGACCCGGACCCCATCGACCCGGACGGCCCCATCCGGCCGCCGCAGGGCGGAGGCCCGTTGCAGCCCTTGCCGGAGGCGGACACCGTCCACTTCCTCTCCTCCGCCACCTCGCTCACCGGCGAGACGGGCTGGCTGGGCCGGCGCTGGCAGCTGTCCGGCACCACGGGCTTCACCGTCAGCGGCGGCCTGGACGGCCCCGCGCGCGAGGCCGTGCCCCTGCAGTACGGCCCGCGCCTGGACGTGTCCCTGAGCCACGCGCTCACGTCGCTCAGCGCCATCACCACCTCGGCCGCCGCCACGTACGCGCGCTTCTCCACCGGGGCCAACAACACCGTGGTGACGCTGACGGAGAGCTGGACGGGCCGGATGACCCGCCGCACGGCGCTGGAGGCCGGCGCGGGCGCGAGCATTGTCCACACCATGACAGCGCCCGGCGGAGTCGAGCCGGACCCGGCGCCTCGTACCGAAGTGCTACCCAACCTCACGCTCGCAGTGGGGCACCGCATCCCCTCGCGCACGGCGGACTTCGACGGGCGGCTGGGCCTGCGCGTGTCCCCCTTCACGGACCGGCTGACGGCGCGCGTGTACCCGCGCGCGGACCTCACCGCGACGGGGACCTGGGCGCTGGGGCCCCGTGTTCGCGTGGGCGCCACGGCGGGGACGGCCTTCGCGGTGGGCGGGGCCACGGGAGACCGGCTGGTGTCCGGCGGGGTGACGGCGTCCTGGATTCTCAACACCTGGATGTCGGTGGATGCGGACACACGGGGGACGTGGAGCCGCTCGCCCGAGCTGCCGGCCGCCCGGTTCCAATGGGCGGCGGTGCTGGGCCTGTCGTTGCGGCAAACTGGTATCCTCTGA
- the epsY gene encoding exopolysaccharide export protein EpsY, translated as MTSPLRSLFRVLTTAALVLVASGCTGLGKYTWVDEYQEKPPPLDASYRIAAGDLLNIRVWNQESLTTQARVRDDGRISLLFLDDVEAAGHSPAMLSQQIQTRLKDYINHPVVTVALEMPRPIKVTMVGEINRIGPLEIDVGASLLQALAGAGGFTEYAHKDRIFVMRQDDGQAPVRIRFRYQDLIHAEGRATSFRLRPGDVVVVE; from the coding sequence ATGACCTCCCCGCTCCGCTCCCTCTTCCGCGTGCTCACCACCGCCGCGCTGGTGCTCGTGGCCTCCGGCTGCACGGGGCTCGGCAAGTACACCTGGGTGGACGAGTACCAGGAGAAGCCGCCCCCGCTGGACGCCAGCTACCGCATCGCCGCGGGGGACTTGCTCAACATCCGCGTGTGGAACCAGGAGTCGCTCACCACGCAGGCGCGCGTGCGCGACGACGGGCGCATCAGCCTGTTGTTCCTGGACGACGTGGAGGCCGCGGGCCACAGCCCGGCCATGCTGTCGCAGCAGATCCAGACGCGGCTGAAGGACTACATCAACCACCCCGTCGTCACGGTGGCGCTGGAGATGCCGCGCCCCATCAAGGTGACCATGGTGGGCGAAATCAACCGCATCGGCCCGCTGGAAATCGACGTGGGCGCCAGCCTCCTGCAGGCCCTGGCCGGCGCGGGCGGCTTCACCGAGTACGCGCACAAGGACCGCATCTTCGTCATGCGCCAGGACGACGGGCAGGCGCCCGTGCGCATCCGCTTCCGCTACCAGGACCTCATCCACGCCGAGGGGCGCGCGACGTCATTCCGCCTGCGCCCCGGTGACGTGGTGGTGGTGGAGTGA
- the wzx gene encoding exopolysaccharide biosynthesis flippase — protein MTTPSESSQQNAQERERSHEAMGAVRNGLQLGGSLLVTYAIAFGIRPLLTHYLSPEAFGRFNWADSFSAIFFIATNLGLEMYIRKEVSRRPEHASDFFGASMLLRLILTVVLMGALSLVMAWRQDPPEMRALVYVFGVAQLLVMCNASMAALLHAKGKVAGLSISNVLTKVVWGGGLFAVGVLGLPLPWLAVPVVASEALKLGIGWYLARVHMGLVFRVDFPATWKVCKAGLPYFLTAAALATNGRLDIMILGMLGSHEEVGWYSAAWSISNVTFALNPVMGWVLLPLMSRAAARSEEEVSVIARRALEGTLAVTVPMMMLIVMGAPLWIGLLGRDYSLAVNLLRLQSPLFVLAFVTMTCGAWLTMTNREWWVTGTSIFGSLLLNPLLNLLLVPRLYAKYGDGGGAAGTAISLLLMEVVITIIMLGRMGRSAVDQRLLVRVAKTAVVCVAIVALDRTVLAPLSDWPRLIVEASLYVVGVLALGAVKPGEVLAVVKLARHRGDPQPEPAVVAVAPTP, from the coding sequence GTGACGACCCCCAGCGAATCCTCTCAGCAGAACGCCCAGGAGCGTGAGCGCTCCCACGAGGCGATGGGCGCGGTGCGCAACGGCCTGCAGCTCGGTGGCTCGCTGCTGGTGACGTATGCCATCGCCTTCGGCATCCGTCCGCTGCTGACGCACTACCTGTCCCCGGAGGCCTTCGGGCGCTTCAACTGGGCGGACAGCTTCTCCGCCATCTTCTTCATCGCCACCAACCTGGGCCTGGAGATGTACATCCGCAAGGAGGTGTCGCGAAGGCCCGAGCACGCCAGCGACTTCTTCGGCGCCTCCATGCTGCTGCGGCTCATCCTCACCGTCGTCCTGATGGGCGCGCTGTCGCTCGTCATGGCGTGGCGGCAGGACCCGCCGGAGATGCGCGCGCTGGTGTACGTGTTCGGCGTCGCGCAGCTGCTCGTCATGTGCAACGCGTCCATGGCGGCGCTGCTGCACGCCAAGGGCAAGGTGGCGGGGCTGTCCATCTCCAACGTCCTCACCAAGGTGGTGTGGGGCGGCGGCCTGTTCGCGGTGGGCGTGCTGGGGTTGCCCCTGCCGTGGCTCGCGGTGCCCGTCGTGGCGTCGGAGGCCCTCAAGCTGGGCATCGGCTGGTACCTGGCGCGCGTGCACATGGGCCTGGTGTTCCGCGTGGACTTCCCCGCCACGTGGAAGGTGTGCAAGGCGGGCCTGCCCTACTTCCTCACCGCCGCGGCGCTCGCCACCAACGGGCGGCTGGACATCATGATTCTGGGGATGCTCGGCAGCCACGAGGAGGTGGGTTGGTACTCCGCCGCGTGGAGCATCTCCAACGTCACCTTCGCGCTGAACCCCGTGATGGGCTGGGTGCTGTTGCCGCTCATGTCGCGCGCCGCCGCGCGCTCGGAGGAAGAGGTCAGCGTCATCGCGCGCCGCGCGCTCGAGGGGACGCTCGCCGTCACGGTCCCCATGATGATGCTCATCGTGATGGGCGCGCCGCTGTGGATTGGCCTGTTGGGCCGCGACTACTCGCTCGCCGTCAACCTGCTGCGCCTGCAGTCGCCGCTGTTCGTGCTCGCGTTCGTGACGATGACGTGCGGCGCGTGGCTCACGATGACCAACCGCGAGTGGTGGGTGACGGGCACCAGCATCTTCGGCAGCCTGCTGCTCAACCCGCTGCTCAACCTGCTGCTCGTGCCCCGGCTGTACGCGAAGTACGGCGACGGGGGCGGCGCGGCGGGCACGGCGATTTCGCTGCTGCTGATGGAGGTGGTCATCACCATCATCATGCTCGGCCGCATGGGCCGCTCCGCGGTGGACCAGCGGCTCCTGGTGCGCGTGGCGAAGACGGCGGTGGTGTGCGTGGCCATCGTCGCGCTGGACCGCACGGTGCTCGCGCCGCTGTCGGACTGGCCGCGGCTCATCGTCGAGGCCTCGCTGTACGTCGTGGGTGTGCTGGCGCTCGGCGCGGTGAAGCCGGGCGAGGTGCTCGCGGTGGTGAAGCTGGCGCGCCACCGAGGCGACCCCCAACCGGAGCCGGCCGTCGTGGCCGTCGCTCCCACGCCCTGA
- the epsZ gene encoding exopolysaccharide biosynthesis polyisoprenyl-phosphate hexose-1-phosphate transferase EpsZ, with the protein MDTMSSASTGAAVGAPGSASAQGNVGVVAAEEQVPGPKLAPGFAAKLNLTVDLFLMTVVLTASAWLDGQLSAEPGWFLPAVVLASLVVWIITGTALCLYDSRFAERSRLDHVALVSVTTLAVVTVLAVANLALPEALKVPGLAPLLILFWPVALLLRLFVFRPVAAQERPMDAVLIVGTGAMGRYSGEDLTRRGRRQILGYVRFHDDTGSIGELPSKVLGTVDDLEHILRNTAVDEVYIAGNTLKQGEAMQAAIKLAERFGVPFALPAHTFRLDRARPVDSRAVADGFLHFAAVSPKPHQMAMKRLFDICVSAVALWMLLPLLGFVALMVKLTSKGPIFFKQYRVGQNGKPFYMLKFRSMVVNAEELKEKLATLNEQSGPVFKMKNDPRITGIGRFIRKFSIDELPQFINVLRGEMSIVGPRPPVPTEVAKYETWQRRRLSVRPGLTCIWQVSGRNQISFEEWMYLDMQYIDHWTLTSDLRLLLQTVPVVITGRGAS; encoded by the coding sequence GTGGACACGATGAGCAGCGCAAGTACTGGTGCGGCGGTCGGTGCTCCTGGGTCGGCATCCGCTCAGGGCAACGTGGGGGTCGTCGCGGCGGAAGAGCAGGTTCCGGGGCCGAAGCTGGCGCCCGGCTTCGCGGCGAAGCTGAACCTGACGGTGGACCTGTTCCTGATGACGGTGGTCCTGACGGCCTCGGCGTGGCTGGACGGCCAGCTGAGCGCGGAGCCCGGGTGGTTCCTGCCCGCCGTCGTGCTCGCGTCGCTGGTGGTGTGGATCATCACCGGCACGGCCCTGTGTCTGTACGACTCCCGCTTCGCCGAGCGCAGCCGGCTGGACCACGTCGCGCTGGTGTCGGTGACGACGCTCGCCGTGGTGACGGTGCTCGCGGTGGCGAACCTGGCCCTGCCGGAGGCGCTGAAGGTCCCGGGCCTGGCGCCCCTGCTCATCCTGTTCTGGCCGGTGGCGCTGCTGTTGCGCCTGTTCGTCTTCCGTCCGGTGGCGGCGCAGGAGCGCCCCATGGACGCGGTGCTCATCGTCGGCACGGGGGCCATGGGCCGCTACTCCGGCGAGGACCTGACGCGCCGCGGCCGTCGGCAGATTCTGGGCTACGTGCGCTTCCACGACGACACGGGCTCCATCGGCGAGCTGCCCTCCAAGGTGCTCGGCACGGTGGATGACCTGGAGCACATCCTGCGCAACACGGCGGTGGACGAGGTCTACATCGCCGGCAACACGCTCAAGCAGGGCGAGGCGATGCAGGCCGCCATCAAGCTGGCCGAGCGCTTCGGCGTGCCCTTCGCGCTGCCCGCGCACACCTTCCGCCTGGACCGCGCGCGCCCCGTCGACAGCCGCGCCGTGGCGGACGGCTTCCTGCACTTCGCGGCGGTGAGCCCCAAGCCGCACCAGATGGCGATGAAGCGCCTGTTCGACATCTGCGTGTCCGCGGTGGCGCTGTGGATGCTCCTGCCGCTGTTGGGCTTCGTGGCGCTGATGGTGAAGCTCACGTCGAAGGGGCCCATCTTCTTCAAGCAGTACCGCGTCGGGCAGAACGGCAAGCCGTTCTACATGCTCAAGTTCCGCTCCATGGTGGTGAACGCGGAGGAGCTCAAGGAGAAGCTGGCCACGCTCAACGAGCAGTCGGGTCCGGTCTTCAAGATGAAGAACGACCCGCGAATCACCGGCATCGGCCGCTTCATCCGCAAGTTCTCCATCGACGAGCTGCCCCAGTTCATCAACGTGCTGCGCGGGGAGATGAGCATCGTCGGTCCGCGGCCGCCGGTGCCCACGGAGGTGGCCAAGTACGAGACGTGGCAGCGCCGCCGGCTGTCGGTGCGCCCGGGCCTGACGTGCATCTGGCAGGTCTCCGGCCGCAACCAGATTTCCTTCGAGGAGTGGATGTACCTGGACATGCAGTACATCGACCACTGGACGCTGACGAGCGACCTGCGCCTGCTCCTGCAGACGGTGCCGGTGGTGATTACGGGTCGCGGGGCCAGCTAG
- a CDS encoding formate dehydrogenase accessory sulfurtransferase FdhD, translating to MRPPRPAPLAPADARGVASKPVRRWNGATLLPTEDDSLAVEEPLEIRVNGESLVTTMRTPGHDRELTVGFLLAEGLIRGADDLGTLAHCGRPGEEGWGNVLEVTPAPGVFLDPEPLRATRRGTLTTSACGVCGRRSVEDLLTGCAPLPPGPVLSPIAVARATERLRDVQRNFARTGGVHAAAALDLEGRLLAGFEDVGRHNAVDKVVGALVLAHPKDLTRQPALLAVSGRVSFEIIQKAVRARIPVVAGVSAATTLAVDLALRSGVTLATFVRDGRFNVHSHAERLAGA from the coding sequence CTGCGCCCGCCCCGCCCCGCGCCCCTCGCTCCCGCCGACGCGCGCGGCGTCGCCTCCAAGCCCGTGCGCCGCTGGAACGGCGCCACCCTCCTGCCCACCGAGGACGACTCGCTCGCCGTCGAAGAGCCCCTCGAGATTCGTGTGAATGGTGAGTCACTCGTCACCACCATGCGCACCCCCGGACACGACCGAGAGCTCACCGTGGGCTTCCTCCTCGCCGAGGGCCTCATCCGGGGCGCGGATGACCTGGGCACCCTCGCCCACTGCGGGCGCCCCGGAGAGGAAGGCTGGGGAAACGTGCTCGAAGTCACGCCCGCCCCAGGCGTCTTCCTCGACCCGGAACCCCTGCGCGCCACCCGTCGCGGAACTCTCACAACCTCAGCATGTGGAGTGTGCGGAAGGCGCAGCGTGGAGGACCTGCTCACCGGCTGCGCACCCCTGCCGCCAGGGCCCGTGCTCTCCCCCATCGCCGTGGCCCGCGCCACCGAGCGCCTGCGCGACGTGCAGCGCAACTTCGCCCGCACCGGAGGTGTCCACGCCGCCGCCGCGCTCGACCTGGAAGGGCGCCTGCTCGCCGGCTTCGAGGACGTGGGCCGCCACAACGCGGTGGACAAGGTGGTCGGCGCGCTCGTCCTCGCACACCCCAAGGATTTGACGCGTCAGCCCGCGCTGCTCGCGGTGAGCGGACGCGTCAGCTTCGAAATCATCCAGAAGGCCGTCCGCGCCCGAATCCCAGTCGTCGCGGGGGTTTCCGCGGCCACCACCCTGGCAGTGGACCTGGCCCTGCGTTCTGGCGTAACGCTGGCCACGTTCGTCCGGGACGGACGCTTCAACGTCCACTCCCACGCGGAACGACTGGCCGGCGCATAA
- a CDS encoding molybdopterin molybdotransferase MoeA, with translation MPLTPLHTARQAALEALSPTAPASMPLLDAHGRFLAEDVRAVRSLPGCDNSAMDGWAVRAEETRGANRDRPARLRVVDTVYAGALPSRALQPGEAARVFTGAPIPSGADAVIRQEAARASEDGHHVDLFITVPPGNDIRLTGEEVLEGTLLFSAGQRVSASVLGVLASQGETQVRVRSAPRVAVLATGDELVRPGQPALSHQVYESNLILIAALAREAGADVRHLSRARDDEQALRESIEQLAPQVDVLVTTGGASVGDKDHVKRVLTRLGARFLVDGVALKPGKPVAVARLGTTAVVVLPGNPGAASVAFDQLARPLLHKHQGVLETRRRVRARLSEPRHKQAGLTYLITALLEHDDTGARAVLRPQGAGQILQNVQADGWAILPPGQGDFAEGDVVEVELFDRPTHTAVDATNEGPRA, from the coding sequence ATGCCGCTCACGCCCCTCCACACCGCCCGGCAGGCCGCGCTCGAAGCCCTCTCACCGACGGCTCCCGCGTCCATGCCCCTGCTCGACGCCCACGGCCGATTCCTCGCCGAGGACGTCCGAGCCGTGCGTTCGCTCCCCGGCTGCGACAACTCCGCGATGGACGGCTGGGCCGTGCGCGCCGAGGAGACTCGGGGCGCCAACCGGGACCGCCCCGCGCGGCTCCGGGTCGTCGACACCGTCTACGCGGGCGCCCTGCCCTCGCGTGCGCTGCAGCCCGGAGAGGCGGCCCGCGTCTTCACCGGCGCGCCCATTCCCTCGGGCGCGGATGCCGTCATCCGACAAGAAGCCGCGCGCGCGTCGGAGGACGGTCACCACGTGGACCTCTTCATCACCGTCCCGCCAGGCAATGACATCCGCCTCACGGGGGAGGAGGTGCTCGAGGGCACGCTCCTGTTCAGCGCGGGTCAGCGCGTGAGCGCGTCGGTGCTCGGCGTGCTCGCGTCACAGGGAGAGACCCAGGTGCGCGTGCGGTCCGCGCCGCGTGTGGCGGTGCTCGCCACGGGTGACGAACTCGTCCGTCCGGGCCAGCCCGCGCTCTCGCATCAGGTGTACGAGAGCAACTTGATTCTGATAGCCGCGCTCGCTCGCGAGGCCGGCGCGGACGTGCGTCACCTCTCCCGCGCCCGTGACGATGAGCAGGCGCTGCGTGAGTCCATCGAGCAGCTCGCGCCCCAGGTCGATGTGCTCGTGACCACGGGCGGGGCCTCGGTGGGAGACAAGGACCACGTCAAACGGGTGCTCACGCGCCTGGGCGCGCGCTTCCTCGTGGACGGCGTGGCGCTCAAGCCGGGCAAGCCCGTGGCCGTGGCGAGGTTGGGCACCACCGCCGTCGTCGTGCTCCCGGGCAATCCCGGCGCGGCGAGTGTCGCGTTCGACCAGCTCGCACGGCCGCTGCTGCACAAGCACCAGGGTGTCCTCGAGACGCGCCGCCGCGTCCGCGCGCGCCTGTCCGAGCCACGCCACAAGCAGGCGGGCCTCACGTACCTCATCACCGCCCTGCTCGAGCACGACGACACGGGCGCCCGAGCGGTGCTGCGCCCGCAGGGTGCCGGACAGATCCTCCAGAACGTCCAGGCGGACGGCTGGGCCATCCTCCCCCCAGGTCAGGGCGACTTCGCCGAGGGAGACGTGGTCGAGGTGGAGTTGTTCGACCGTCCCACGCATACCGCCGTCGATGCCACCAACGAGGGGCCTCGCGCATGA